The DNA window TGCTGCTTTATTTCCTTTTTCAGCCTGTTGGTTAGCTTCAGTGGTAAAAGCTTCAAATTCCGCATTGATTTTTTCAATTAATTCTTTCATTATTTATAAAATTTAGGCTGCAAATATAGGTTTTATGGTGATTCCAGCCTAATAGTAGAGGGAAAATTTAGTATAATTAATAAAATTTAATGCATGATCAGGGCTGTTTCTGACAAAGTGCAGGATTATCACCCATCCTAACCGCTCAAAACTGCAAAAGAATCATAATTTTTAACAGAACCACTTCGATCCTGATTTGTCATCTTAAAAAGTATTCCCTGTCTTTTAACAGATTGTGCACAACATATCTGTTATGTTAAAACTGAGTTCATATCATAAAAACAAAACCATCATAAATTACTGAAACCGGCCATTTCTTAAAATAATATTAAAAGTAATTTTTACCATATCTATGGCACAATTTTGACTGATATCAAATCACTCATGTTTAATTTGAGTTTTCATGGTTATTAGTTTTTATCCCCGGCCCACCCGGGGATTTTTCTATGCATATGATTGGTTGGAATATATACGAAAGCATATATGAGAACCTCTAATTGATTGTCCATATAAATATTGCACAAACCTGAATACCATTCAGAAGTAAGGGATAACTTATCATACGAAATCAGCTATAATAGCAGATGATGCAGTAAAGGCATCACAGAAATTTTTCTGTCGAATAATAGATCAGGGGAATTTAATAGAACAGTCGGGATGACTTAAAATATTTCCACTATGGGCATCAAACCGCTTCCTGGTCAAGTTTTATTTTATCGAGCTCCAGCTTGAAACATCCTAGGATGAATTCACTGTAATAAAGCTGTGCCTTTAGTGGAAGAGTTCTGGAATGCAGATCTAATTTTTCCGAAACGATAATTTTTCCATGACGTGATATGGAAAAGAATGCATAAAGCTTATTCTGGGATTCTTTAACAGGAACCGTATAGCCTGTTACCGCAACTGACCAGTCGCTCTCATATCTGGATGCTACCTCCAGAGCCATTTCTTCTACAATATTCGGGGATACCCCGTTACAGAATGAGGCTTCTTCATCGCTGATATGGAAGAGGCTGATGTTTTCTTCAAGCGTGTAGGCCGTCATTCCCCCTTTGAAAAAACGGGCCGCATCCTTCACCTGAGAAAAGGAAAACTGTAAAAAACCTGAAGTAACGCTTTCCGCGACAGAAACCGTTTCATTCAATGCAATCAGCTCATCCCCTATGAATTCCAGAAGGTTCTGAAGCTCCACAAGAAAATGAACAAATGATTTCACATGAATCTGTTCAATAGTTAGATCTATTTTTGAAGGTTTTAAAATCATACAGCAAACGTTTTATTGTACCCTTTCTTTTTCATTTGACGTTCTCCATATTCCAGTTACAATATCCTGCAGATAGTTAACAGATGAGAAATATATCTATTTGTGTTAGTGTTGTAGAGCACCATCTAAAATCAAGCCATTATTTGCTAAAAAATAAATATTTATAAGGTTGGTAAACAACTGTTACCGATCAGCTTAGCAATCATATCACGGAGCGGTATGTATGCAGAAGTCATCAAATCTTAAATTTTGAGTTTTTTCCGGATGCTCACAGAATGAATGAGCTGGGTAATGATCACAATGACCAAAGGAACTGTGATAATCATTAAAATATCGGATATGCATTGTAATGTTAATGGGTCTATATGGAATGGCTCTATGCCTTGCATGGGAATAATCATGGGTTTCATCACTTTTACTTTCTTTATTTTCTTATATCTGTAAATCAAAATATCCGCCAAAATATTTTTTAACAGATGATTGTTTGTATAATGATGATATAAAAACCGATTAACCGGTGTCAAATTATACCTGATGAAAGATTTAAAAAACGTTTAACAAAATCAAACCTCCTGCCACCCTGCTGTCACTACCCTCCGTTACCTTTGAGGAAATTTAAAATTATGAATATGAATTTAGTGTCCATACGACTCATCACAGCAGATATTGATGCACTGGTATCATTTTATGAGCAGATCACCGGAATATCAGCCATCAGATATACTCCTGATTTTGCTGAGTTACAAACGCCGACTGCTACGCTTGCCATCGGAAGTACAAGAACGGTGCAATTTTTTGGTGGTGGATCTACTGCTGTGCCTGCTGAAAACCGGACGGCTATCATAGAGTTCCTGGTCAGTGATGTAGAACACATTTTCGGACAACTGGAAGAATTTTTGATTCCTTATCTGATACAAAAGCCTACGGTGATGCCCTGGGGAAATCAATCGCTGCTGTTCAGGGATCCGGATGGTAACCTGGTCAACTTCTTTACTCCTATAACAGAAGCGGCTGCTGAAAAATTCAGGCATTATAGCAAAACAAAGTAATTTTCCTGTTATATGTACCCAACAAAACAATCTGCTGTACCAAAGCAGATTGTTTTATAAGCAGATATGATTGTATGATATCAGACGGATGATCTTACTTTTTATTTTTACTTCCCGTAAGCTTATTCAGGTATTCATTTCCCAAAGGAGATAGCTCATAACCGATCGTATGGCTTATGGTCAGACCCATATTTTTCAGTTTCCGGATATTAATCTTCAGCCATTCTTTTTCAAAACCGGTCAGGTTCGCAATACCGGCAGCAGGGAGATGGGGATGATCTTTGATACGTAATAAAACCTGATTTGTCCAGGGCCCATTCTTGCTGTACTGATCCAGACGTTTTAATTTTGTCGTGACCTCTTCCAACTGCTCAGCCGAGAGTTCTGCCTGCTCCCTGAGTTTAATCCGTGGGTCTTCGGAATGATAATGGAGGGATATCTTAAAAATTTCACCTTCATGGTTATGAGGAAACGATTTCAACAGCTGTTCTTTATCCGTGAATCCTGCCTGTTGCGCATCTTTATCTGTAATGTCATTTTCGTTAACCGTTTCAATGTTGTCAATTCCCAATAACCCGACAGATGTGTTTAAGAGGCTCCCCTTTTTAACGGATGCCTTTTGCCACTTACGGAATGCCAGTGTAATTTTTCCTGCTCTGATTCCCTTCAAATGTACTCCTTTGAAAAGCATAAATATATTTTTTGTTTAAATCAGATTGATACGGACATCATTTCCAAGGCTCCGGCCATACTGCCGGATGAATACTACAGGCCTCTTATGGCAAACTTATGCTGCGCTCTTTGCTGCTATTGACCACAGGATTGGCATACATACCGAGAAAACTCTTCTTCAGTTCTGCATCTGAGCTGTCGATCCGCATTTCAAGGCGGCGCTCAAACAGCTGTTTTTCTTCCTCCGTATAATGTCCTGAATACTGATCCGTATTATTGAGCAAATCAAAAGCAATGTAATTCGTCGGCCAGAGCCTGTAATGCTGAATAATAGAATGGTCTATCAGTTTTGCAATCGCCTGGAGCTGCTTATTTTTACTTTCGGATGCACAGGCCAGCTGATCAAACTCTGATTCCAGGACCTTACCGGCATGCAGATGGATGCGTTTTTTCTGGCCCAGGATTCCGCTCAGCATGGTTTTAAAATCTTCATCACTGCTTTTGATGTAGACTTCATTTTTGGATTTGGCCATAATCTGCGGCATTTTAAGCGCATCAGTGGGATCATATTCATATGAAATGGAAAGGGGAACAATTTTGAGCTTTTTGAAAAACTCAGGAAGCGGCTCCCCTTCTGCCGCCATTGCCAGCATCTTTAAGACGCCCTGCTGTGTTGCATCATTACCGTCTTTGGTACGGCCTTCCCGCTGGGCGATCCAGACAGAACGGTTTTCGGAATGCAGCAGATAGTCTATATATTCTGACATCAGTTTGGAGCTTTCCAGCTGTTCCCGCACGGATAAGCCGCGCTGGACTAAAAAGTTCCGGTTCAGTTTCGCCAGCACATGCAGGAAGGTCTTCTGAACAAGATTATCTCCGATAGCGGAAGAAGTCATGATCAGTCCTTTATCCAGCAGGACAAGGTTCAGCAATGAAGTGTCCAGGACAATATCCCGGTGATTGGAGATGAACAGGTAAGCGGTATTTTTATCCAGCTGATCAAATCCTGATGTTGACAAACCTTCCGAACTCTGGCGGATGATCTGCCGTACGGTCTGTGCTATAAAACGATGCTGGAAATCGCTTATGGAATGGATGTCTTTAAACTGATTTAGCCAAAATTCTTCTTCTTTACCCGGAAACGTGAACTGCATCAGTGTTTTCATCATCGGATGCCTTGCTATACTGTTTAAAGCATTATTCACTTCATGATCATCATAAGGCCTGATCTCATCGAATTTCGACATAGTTATATTTAAAAATTAAATGGTTTGTAAAATAACAAAAATTTTGCCGGGTATGCTGCCTAATTTATATTTTAATTATGTATCGAACTACGGTTGTTTTTTATCACCTCAGATGCATCACATGTACTGATATAAATTTAAATATTTAATCCGTCTTTATGATGGATAGCCTTTCTTAAAAATTGGTCATCAAATGTCCTCGGAAAAGGATTGCAAATCCATTTTTTATGATAATGAACCAACATATGAAAGGTATTAAAGCCTGCACCGGAAAATATTTTCTCCGCATGGTCCAATAAGGATTGAGAAGGTTTCTGATGGTAAAGAACCAGGTCTTCAGAGCTGATGTTTTCCTGAGGAATATCAGTGGCCGTTAAAATCATAATTTTCTGATGGGTCCTGTACATCTTTGCAAGCTTATAAAGATGAAGCACTTCCGTTAAAGGCTGACTATGGATAATGAGGTAATACGGTATTTCAACCGGTATAGGAATTCCTTCTGAAACATTTTCCTGATGATCTAAACAGAGTATTTTTCGGGATCGAAGCCGGGGGAGGTATGCCCCTTTTTCCATGATGTAGATCTCATCAAAATCAGGAAGATTAGGATTTTTGTCGAAATAAGAATTTGATAAAATCCTCAACAGTAATATTTTTTTTCCTGCAAAATGACTTAGTGATGAAGACAGTTCGCCATAAAATCCTGTGGGGAAAACATCGACAATAAACGTGTGGACATTATTTTCAGAGATTAATTTTCTGATAAAAGGCAAAAATTCCGCAGAAGAAAAAAACAAACTTTCTTTCTGAATTACAGTCCAGCCCGATTCCCAGAATTCTGAAAACTCGGAGTTGGTCAACAGAATACAGTGTTCCGGAGCATACTTTTGACGTTTCAGAAAAGAGGTCACCCTTTTGAGATGACCTAATCCTGAACCATATGCATAAATCAGTATCACTTTTTCTGGTAAAGAAATTCGGTAAGAAGCAATAATCTCTGATCCATAGGAATCTGATCTATACTCAATATTCCCAAAGCAAAACTGTCAGACGTTTTTGAAATTTTGTAGGCAGGCTGCCCGTTGACAGAAATTTCATTTCCTGTCACCTTCATGGTATTGATGACTTTTCCGTCTTTAGATACTTCGATTGCGCCGTTGTTATTTTTAACTTCATAAGGATTCAGATTCTCTTCGTTATCGGCAATTTTGATTTTGTCCGGATAGGTTTTTACTTTCCAGAGGAGTTTGGAACCTGCATCTCTCAGCTTGTAGGTATCATCTTTCAGCTTCACTTCGTAGCGTTGTGTACCATTGCTGTAATATTTCCTTTTATCTTCTTTTTCTTTTGCGGTATACGTTTCCGATCCGAGCTGAACTTTCGGAGGATTCACCGTAAAACCAGCGATTGCCTTCCCGTCTTTATCGGAAATAATGTAGTCTGCCGTGTAGCCGCCAGCTTTGGTTGC is part of the Chryseobacterium camelliae genome and encodes:
- a CDS encoding histone H1 — protein: MKELIEKINAEFEAFTTEANQQAEKGNKAAGTRARKSALELSKLFKDFRKVSVEESKK
- a CDS encoding CinA family protein — translated: MILKPSKIDLTIEQIHVKSFVHFLVELQNLLEFIGDELIALNETVSVAESVTSGFLQFSFSQVKDAARFFKGGMTAYTLEENISLFHISDEEASFCNGVSPNIVEEMALEVASRYESDWSVAVTGYTVPVKESQNKLYAFFSISRHGKIIVSEKLDLHSRTLPLKAQLYYSEFILGCFKLELDKIKLDQEAV
- a CDS encoding VOC family protein encodes the protein MNMNLVSIRLITADIDALVSFYEQITGISAIRYTPDFAELQTPTATLAIGSTRTVQFFGGGSTAVPAENRTAIIEFLVSDVEHIFGQLEEFLIPYLIQKPTVMPWGNQSLLFRDPDGNLVNFFTPITEAAAEKFRHYSKTK
- a CDS encoding 1-acyl-sn-glycerol-3-phosphate acyltransferase, which gives rise to MSKFDEIRPYDDHEVNNALNSIARHPMMKTLMQFTFPGKEEEFWLNQFKDIHSISDFQHRFIAQTVRQIIRQSSEGLSTSGFDQLDKNTAYLFISNHRDIVLDTSLLNLVLLDKGLIMTSSAIGDNLVQKTFLHVLAKLNRNFLVQRGLSVREQLESSKLMSEYIDYLLHSENRSVWIAQREGRTKDGNDATQQGVLKMLAMAAEGEPLPEFFKKLKIVPLSISYEYDPTDALKMPQIMAKSKNEVYIKSSDEDFKTMLSGILGQKKRIHLHAGKVLESEFDQLACASESKNKQLQAIAKLIDHSIIQHYRLWPTNYIAFDLLNNTDQYSGHYTEEEKQLFERRLEMRIDSSDAELKKSFLGMYANPVVNSSKERSISLP